The Candidatus Tanganyikabacteria bacterium region AGGGCATGACGAAATGGGCGGTCGAAGTTAACCTCCTCGACGACTGGCTAGTTGGCGTGGGTATCAGAACCACCATCTGGTGGACTTCGCTGGTTGCCCGGGCAAACTCATGGGAACGGTTGAAGATCACGCGTCCCTCGGATGACCTCCTCCGGTCTTACCTGGCGGGCTCCGAGGACAAGGTTCTCGATGACCGGGTGTTTGGCGGCCAAGTGCCGGATCCGACTCCCGTGGGTACGTGCTGGCCCGGGACCGTGATCCCGCTGTCTCCACTTTTGACCAATCTGGCGGACATCGCTTTGCGCCATGGGCTCCTCACGTACGACCCGCTGACCAGGAGCAGAGAGGCCCTTCACGACGAGTTGGATCGAATCATGGACGCCGTAGACCAAGCGAAGGCCAGTCTGGCCGTGAAGCCGCCGCCCGCGACTCGCGGCGACGCCTCCGAGCGTCATGCCCTCTGGCTTGCTACTTACCAGGTATTGGGCCGCTCCTTCGCCGACATCGCCAAGGAAGCGCAAGCCCGGGGGGAGGACGCGTGGCCGGACGCCGTGCGAAAAGCGATCCCGCAATACGCATTTGATATCGGGCTGACGATTCGTCCCAAGCACCGGAGGTAACTTCCCGGCCTGATTCCGCGACCATTTGGCCTGACTGCCTCACAATTCGAGCAAGGTTCCCCTTGTGAGGCTAGGAGGCGCTCAAAGTGCGGTTGTTGAAGATCCCCGAGGTAGCGGAAAGGCTCGCTGTCACGGTTGCCCGTGCTTACGACTTGGCGAGGGCCGGCGTGATCCCCGTCGTGCGGCTCGGCCGAGAGATCCGGGTCGATCCCGAGGCCCTTGACGCCTGGATCGCGGCCGGCGGCGCCGCGCTCTCCGGCCCCGGCGGATGGCGGAGGGCGCGGAATTGAGGGGAGAACGACAGAACGCCCCCGGCCAGGGGCGCCCCGCCTCAAGTAACCAAGGCCAGCATACCCGTGATTCCTGGGAACCGGCGAGGTCCGAGGCCGCGATTACTGACCCAGCACCGGACCTCACTGTGTCGGCTCCTCCAACTACGGTGGAGGAAGACCGACAGGGCGCCACATCCCAGGGGCGCCTGCCCATCCCCACCATCCCCATGGCCCCCGCGCCGGCCTGGCTCCTGACCATGATCCGGCGCATGAACGAGAATCGCACCCCGGAGCCCATCCCCCAGGACGTGCCCGAGGGCGGCCGGGACAACGCGCTAACCTCGCTGGCTGGCACCATGAGAAGGCGGGGCGCCACAGAACGCGTGATCCTGGCGGCCCTGGGGGCGAAGAACTCCGAATTTTCGAGCCCCCTCCCCCAGCGCGACCTGGAGCGCATCGCCCGATCCGTGGCCCGATACGAGCCGGGTGACGTGGCTGTGAATGGCCGGGAATCGCCCGGGCTGGGCGGCCCCGGGGGGAGCGATTTCGGTCAGTGGAGAATGATTACGACTCCGCTTTCCGCGGTGGAAGCCGTCGAA contains the following coding sequences:
- a CDS encoding helix-turn-helix domain-containing protein, which codes for MRLLKIPEVAERLAVTVARAYDLARAGVIPVVRLGREIRVDPEALDAWIAAGGAALSGPGGWRRARN